From Pusillibacter faecalis, one genomic window encodes:
- a CDS encoding ABC transporter permease, with translation MNLMETFQLALKNILGSKMRTFLTMLGIIIGVCAVIVIVGLGNGMQGYIEDSFSDMGTDSLTVNIIGRGSSRSVSEEEMYALVEENSDSFKQISPTVTMSSLVKVGSDSLTATSVTGVSEDYFEMKGYSLAAGRGLQYTDMTGRKRVCVVGQYLNTYYYGGNAVGQTLRINGNAFTIVGVMAAESGELEEGGADDCVFLPYSTAARLSYTGTVSSYTITARNTDHISEAKTLLESALYEIFEDDDAYTVSSMAEMVEQMNSMVNMVIYILAGIAAISLVVGGIGIMNIMLVSVTERTREIGIRKALGAKESAIMRQFVIEAATTSSLGGVLGILLGYALSAAATAVIAQVLPDTPIAVNPSPAAVLIAFGVSTGIGVIFGYLPAKKAALLNPIDALRYD, from the coding sequence ATGAATTTGATGGAGACCTTTCAGCTGGCTCTCAAAAATATTCTGGGCAGCAAGATGCGGACCTTTCTCACCATGTTGGGTATTATCATCGGTGTGTGCGCGGTGATCGTGATCGTAGGACTTGGCAACGGTATGCAGGGCTATATTGAAGATAGCTTTTCTGACATGGGAACGGACTCCCTGACGGTAAACATCATCGGCCGCGGCTCCTCCCGGAGCGTGTCTGAGGAGGAGATGTATGCGCTGGTGGAGGAAAACAGCGACTCCTTCAAGCAGATTTCCCCCACCGTCACCATGTCGAGCCTGGTCAAGGTCGGCAGTGATTCCCTCACCGCAACCTCTGTCACCGGCGTCAGTGAGGACTATTTTGAGATGAAGGGCTATAGCCTTGCTGCCGGCCGGGGCCTGCAGTATACGGATATGACCGGTCGAAAGAGAGTTTGCGTGGTGGGACAGTATCTCAACACCTATTATTATGGCGGAAATGCCGTGGGCCAAACCCTGCGGATCAACGGCAACGCTTTCACCATTGTCGGGGTTATGGCCGCGGAATCTGGCGAATTGGAAGAAGGCGGCGCCGATGACTGTGTCTTTCTCCCATACTCCACGGCGGCACGCCTCAGCTATACCGGAACGGTCTCCAGTTACACCATCACCGCTCGGAACACGGACCATATTTCCGAGGCCAAGACACTGTTGGAGAGCGCTCTCTATGAAATTTTTGAGGATGACGATGCATACACCGTCAGCAGTATGGCAGAAATGGTGGAGCAGATGAACTCCATGGTCAATATGGTCATCTATATCCTGGCAGGGATTGCTGCCATTTCCCTGGTGGTGGGCGGCATCGGCATCATGAACATCATGCTGGTATCCGTCACGGAGAGAACCCGTGAGATTGGCATCCGCAAGGCCCTGGGCGCCAAAGAGAGCGCCATCATGCGCCAGTTCGTGATTGAGGCGGCTACCACCTCGTCTCTCGGCGGCGTGCTGGGCATCCTGCTAGGGTATGCCCTGTCCGCCGCGGCCACAGCGGTGATCGCCCAGGTTCTGCCTGACACTCCCATCGCGGTGAATCCCAGTCCAGCGGCAGTCCTGATCGCCTTCGGCGTGTCCACCGGTATTGGTGTGATCTTCGGCTATCTGCCGGCCAAAAAGGCCGCGCTTCTGAATCCCATCGACGCGCTGCGGTACGACTGA
- a CDS encoding ABC transporter ATP-binding protein: MGALIEFREVCKYYQMGDTTVKAADRISFQVQKGELIAIVGQSGSGKSTCMNIIGCLDVPTSGTYLLDGQDVGQLDKNELAVIRNKMLGFIFQQYNLLPKLTLQENVEVPLMYAGVPKAERQERARIALEMVGLGNKLRHKPMQLSGGQQQRASIARALAGDPAVILADEPTGALDSHTGREVLSMLQELHAAGNTVVLITHDNSIAVQTQRIIRLEDGQVVYDGDAQAPEAIVVPGAAGRRGVT, from the coding sequence ATGGGCGCACTGATTGAATTTCGAGAGGTGTGCAAGTATTATCAAATGGGTGACACCACGGTGAAAGCCGCAGATCGCATCTCTTTTCAAGTGCAAAAGGGCGAATTGATTGCCATTGTGGGCCAGTCCGGCTCCGGCAAGTCCACCTGTATGAATATCATTGGCTGTCTGGATGTTCCTACCTCCGGCACCTATCTTCTAGATGGGCAGGACGTGGGCCAGCTGGATAAAAATGAGCTGGCGGTAATCCGCAACAAAATGCTAGGCTTTATTTTTCAGCAGTATAACCTTTTGCCCAAGCTGACGCTGCAGGAAAATGTAGAGGTCCCGCTGATGTATGCCGGCGTACCTAAGGCTGAGCGGCAGGAACGGGCCAGGATTGCCCTGGAAATGGTGGGACTTGGTAACAAGCTGCGCCACAAGCCCATGCAGCTCTCCGGCGGTCAGCAGCAGCGGGCATCCATTGCCAGAGCTCTTGCCGGAGACCCGGCTGTGATCCTGGCCGATGAGCCTACCGGCGCCCTGGACTCCCACACTGGCCGTGAGGTGCTCTCCATGCTGCAAGAACTCCACGCCGCCGGCAACACAGTGGTGCTCATTACCCATGACAACTCCATTGCCGTCCAGACCCAGCGGATTATCCGTCTGGAGGACGGGCAGGTTGTCTATGACGGGGACGCCCAAGCCCCGGAAGCCATTGTGGTTCCTGGCGCCGCCGGAAGGAGGGGCGTGACATGA
- a CDS encoding HlyD family efflux transporter periplasmic adaptor subunit — MEEKTKRKMISPDVLRRLKKHLKWLIPVLLAVCIGVGFLFRLPAGQQAAASATYQTAATETRDITKSLTGSGTLEPADSYTVNTLVSGEVLSDTFEEGDQVEEGQLLYTLDSSNASSSQTQAQNSYSQAQSNYQQAVNAKYPSADMGGTVSEVYVKNGESVSAGTELVRIVGDNNIYMTFLFPYASPSDFYVGQTATIYIGNFDGTTSGTVTAVSSSSITTNTGLQAVSVQVKAPNPGLVTEDYTAVASIGSYTSYGQTAINLSSSSVITAEVSGKISGLNWLPGDAISSGERICTITGSTADSQVESARISLSNASTSLENAQDSLDDYTITAPISGTVVTKNAKAGDNIEGGSDSTLCVIYDMSYLEMTLNIDELDISEVAVGQEVQITADAAEGQVYTGVVTNVSIAGTTSGGITTYPVTIRIDETDGLRPGMNVDAEILLDSAQGVLAVPSAAVNRGDTVLITADSPSAANALDQEAPEGYVYVSVEPGISDESYTEIISGLQEGDTVAYLQTSSSSDSMDFMAVGMIPSGGGEMPSGGMPSGGMPSGGPGGF; from the coding sequence ATGGAAGAGAAGACGAAACGCAAGATGATCTCGCCGGACGTGCTGCGGCGGCTGAAAAAACACCTCAAGTGGCTGATCCCTGTGCTCTTAGCAGTATGTATTGGCGTCGGATTCCTTTTTCGCCTCCCAGCCGGTCAACAGGCAGCAGCTTCTGCAACCTATCAAACCGCCGCGACTGAGACCCGCGATATCACAAAATCCCTCACGGGCAGCGGGACACTGGAACCGGCAGACTCCTATACGGTCAATACGCTGGTGTCCGGAGAGGTCCTCAGTGATACCTTTGAAGAGGGTGACCAAGTAGAGGAGGGACAACTTCTCTATACGCTGGATTCCTCCAATGCTTCCAGCAGCCAGACCCAGGCCCAAAATTCTTACTCCCAGGCGCAGTCCAACTACCAGCAGGCAGTGAACGCCAAATACCCCTCTGCGGATATGGGCGGCACAGTCTCTGAGGTATATGTGAAAAACGGTGAGAGCGTCAGCGCAGGGACAGAGCTTGTGCGGATTGTAGGGGACAACAACATCTATATGACCTTCCTGTTCCCCTACGCCAGTCCCTCTGACTTTTATGTAGGGCAGACGGCTACCATTTACATCGGAAACTTTGACGGCACTACCTCCGGCACCGTTACAGCGGTCTCCTCTTCCTCCATCACCACCAACACCGGATTGCAGGCGGTCTCTGTACAGGTCAAAGCTCCCAACCCAGGGCTGGTTACTGAGGACTATACTGCTGTCGCTTCCATCGGCAGCTATACCAGCTATGGCCAGACCGCCATCAACCTCAGTTCTTCCAGCGTCATTACTGCTGAGGTCTCTGGTAAAATCAGCGGCTTGAACTGGCTGCCAGGCGACGCCATCTCCAGCGGTGAGCGGATCTGCACCATCACTGGCAGCACCGCAGATAGTCAAGTGGAAAGCGCTCGCATCAGCCTCAGCAATGCCTCCACTTCCCTGGAAAACGCCCAGGACAGTCTGGACGACTATACGATCACCGCTCCCATCTCCGGCACTGTTGTCACCAAGAACGCCAAGGCCGGCGACAACATTGAGGGCGGCTCTGACAGTACGCTGTGCGTCATCTACGATATGAGTTATCTGGAAATGACGCTGAACATTGATGAGCTGGACATCTCTGAGGTTGCCGTGGGGCAGGAGGTCCAGATTACCGCTGACGCGGCAGAGGGCCAGGTATATACCGGCGTAGTTACCAATGTTTCCATTGCAGGTACTACCTCCGGCGGCATCACCACCTACCCTGTCACCATTCGTATTGACGAAACTGACGGTCTCCGCCCCGGCATGAATGTGGATGCGGAGATCCTCCTGGACTCCGCCCAAGGTGTTCTGGCTGTACCCAGCGCTGCGGTGAACCGGGGCGACACCGTCTTAATCACCGCTGATTCTCCCAGCGCCGCAAACGCCTTGGACCAGGAGGCCCCTGAGGGCTATGTCTATGTGTCGGTGGAACCTGGCATCAGCGATGAGAGCTATACCGAGATTATCTCCGGTCTGCAGGAGGGCGACACGGTGGCCTATCTGCAGACATCCTCCAGCAGTGACTCTATGGACTTCATGGCTGTCGGCATGATTCCCTCTGGCGGAGGCGAGATGCCCAGCGGCGGGATGCCCAGCGGTGGGATGCCCAGCGGTGGGCCGGGAGGTTTCTGA